The Candidatus Aminicenantes bacterium genome includes a region encoding these proteins:
- a CDS encoding HD domain-containing protein, which translates to MPLSKPEFRDRALFARLFGADVYAVGGYVRDILRNAAPAEVDLLVARLTVEAIVEKLAPHGKVDLVGRSFGVIKFTRRGQTYDIALPRADRAPTGDRRGHKDIVVRADPGLPIEEDLRRRDFRCNSIAWALSDGRLIDPFDGRADIKARRLRVTDPAAFPEDPLRVLRAARFASVLGFRVDPLIYVLAKDINLAALSVERINEELFRILLRSPRPSIGLEELFRLGTLRRLFPELYALTLVIQDSVFHPEKDAFGHHTVWSHTKLAVDQAGRLAAAFKLEPPRALALLLAALYHDAGKAETTAWEHKRGRMVVTSVGHDIASERIARLAFSRNKIFSWNGFDVRAVALMLIRTHHRPAELWTHRREVTRKAFNRLAADAKGEIELCAYLDAADRGGRGRRPMRGLDRESRWLLATFKALGVDRETIAPLVMGRDLIKMGAVPGPALGAALKEIYRRQLDNEFRTKAGGLRLARKLLEAKP; encoded by the coding sequence ATGCCGCTTTCCAAACCCGAGTTCCGCGATCGGGCGCTGTTCGCCCGGCTGTTCGGGGCGGATGTCTACGCTGTCGGCGGCTATGTCCGCGACATCCTGCGCAACGCCGCGCCGGCGGAAGTGGACCTCCTGGTGGCCCGGCTGACGGTCGAGGCCATCGTCGAAAAGCTGGCTCCCCACGGCAAGGTCGACCTGGTCGGCCGCAGCTTCGGGGTCATCAAGTTCACCCGGCGCGGCCAAACCTACGACATCGCCCTGCCCCGCGCGGATCGGGCTCCGACGGGAGACCGAAGGGGCCACAAGGATATCGTGGTCCGGGCCGACCCCGGGCTGCCTATCGAAGAGGACCTCCGACGGCGCGACTTCCGGTGCAATAGCATCGCCTGGGCGCTTTCCGACGGAAGGCTGATCGACCCGTTCGACGGCCGGGCCGACATCAAGGCCCGCCGCCTGCGGGTGACCGACCCGGCCGCCTTCCCGGAGGATCCCCTGCGGGTCCTGCGGGCGGCCCGCTTCGCTTCCGTCCTCGGATTCCGCGTGGACCCGCTCATCTATGTCTTGGCCAAGGACATCAACCTGGCCGCTTTGAGCGTCGAGCGGATCAACGAAGAGCTTTTCCGCATCCTGCTTAGATCCCCCCGGCCGTCGATCGGCCTGGAGGAGCTGTTCCGGCTGGGCACGCTGCGGCGGCTTTTCCCCGAGCTCTACGCCTTGACCTTGGTCATCCAGGACTCGGTCTTCCACCCCGAGAAGGACGCTTTCGGACACCACACCGTCTGGAGCCACACCAAGCTCGCCGTCGATCAGGCCGGGCGGCTGGCCGCGGCCTTCAAGCTGGAGCCGCCGCGGGCCCTGGCCCTACTGCTGGCCGCGCTGTACCACGACGCCGGCAAGGCCGAGACCACCGCCTGGGAGCACAAGCGCGGCCGGATGGTGGTGACCTCCGTCGGCCACGACATCGCCAGCGAGCGGATCGCCCGCCTGGCCTTCTCCCGCAACAAGATCTTCTCCTGGAACGGCTTCGACGTTCGGGCCGTGGCCCTGATGCTCATCCGGACCCACCACCGGCCGGCCGAGCTGTGGACCCACCGCCGGGAAGTCACCCGCAAAGCTTTCAACCGGCTCGCCGCCGACGCCAAGGGCGAGATCGAGCTGTGCGCCTATCTGGATGCGGCCGACCGGGGCGGCCGCGGCCGCCGCCCGATGCGGGGCCTGGACCGGGAGAGCCGCTGGCTGCTGGCCACATTCAAAGCCCTGGGGGTGGACCGCGAGACGATCGCGCCGCTCGTCATGGGCCGCGACTTGATCAAAATGGGCGCGGTCCCCGGGCCGGCTTTGGGGGCGGCGCTCAAGGAGATCTACCGCCGCCAGCTCGACAATGAATTTCGAACCAAGGCCGGCGGCCTGCGCCTGGCCCGCAAGCTCCTGGAGGCAAAGCCATGA
- the galE gene encoding UDP-glucose 4-epimerase GalE gives MKPVFVTGGAGYIGSHTVRALRRRGHDVTVFDNLTSGRREFAGEARLVVGDLRDPEAVRAALADRPHAAVLHFASLIQVGESYADPRKYYEHNLTTSLNLLGAMLETDTRSFIFSSTAAVYGVPETVPLREDHPLRPVNPYGRTKAMVETILEDYGRAYGLRSLSLRYFNASGADPAGGLGECHDPETHLIPNALLAALGRKPALEVYGTDFETPDGTAVRDYIHVADLAEAHVLALEHLLAGGAGGVLNLGTNQGYSVRQVLARAERVTGRPVPFVERPRRLGDVPVLLASAEKAERVLGWKRRYSDLDTILETAWAWHAGRD, from the coding sequence ATGAAACCGGTCTTCGTCACGGGCGGCGCCGGGTATATCGGCTCGCATACGGTCCGGGCTCTCCGCCGCCGGGGCCACGACGTCACCGTCTTCGACAACCTGACGAGCGGCCGCCGCGAATTCGCCGGCGAAGCCCGCCTCGTCGTGGGCGATCTGCGCGACCCGGAGGCGGTCCGGGCCGCCCTGGCCGACCGGCCTCACGCCGCCGTTCTCCACTTTGCTTCCCTCATCCAGGTCGGCGAGTCCTACGCCGACCCGCGCAAGTATTACGAGCATAACCTGACCACCAGCCTCAATTTGCTGGGCGCGATGCTGGAGACGGACACCCGGTCCTTCATCTTCTCCTCGACCGCCGCCGTCTATGGAGTCCCCGAAACGGTGCCCCTACGCGAAGACCACCCCCTGCGGCCGGTCAACCCCTACGGCCGGACCAAGGCGATGGTCGAAACGATCCTCGAGGACTATGGCCGGGCCTACGGTCTCCGCTCGCTGTCGCTGCGCTATTTCAATGCTTCGGGAGCCGATCCCGCGGGCGGATTGGGCGAATGCCACGACCCCGAGACTCATCTCATTCCCAACGCCCTCTTGGCCGCCCTCGGCCGCAAGCCCGCCCTGGAAGTCTACGGGACCGATTTCGAGACCCCGGACGGAACTGCGGTCCGGGACTACATCCATGTCGCCGACCTGGCCGAAGCCCATGTCCTGGCTCTGGAGCACCTGCTCGCCGGCGGCGCCGGCGGCGTCCTCAACCTGGGGACAAATCAGGGCTATTCGGTGCGCCAAGTCTTGGCCCGGGCCGAAAGGGTTACGGGCCGGCCCGTGCCCTTCGTCGAGCGGCCCCGCCGGCTCGGCGACGTCCCGGTCCTGCTGGCCTCGGCCGAGAAAGCCGAGCGCGTGCTGGGCTGGAAGCGGCGCTACTCCGACCTGGATACGATCCTCGAGACGGCCTGGGCCTGGCATGCCGGCCGCGATTGA
- a CDS encoding transglycosylase SLT domain-containing protein, protein MKISRRIGLRLGSAVLVVVMWGCGHSPRPEIRPAAEGAKPLSADRIATNSAASTTKTAPPVPQSAPAARTETKAPIPASEKLAAVKAGGDPGPGQDQAAALLEEALTAYQEARRTREKDDLDGALKALDAAYDLLLKADVPPDSPLYQEKADLRLLVAQRIQEIYASRRVPIADNHKSIPLTVNKYVQREIDSFLGPERKFFEEAYRRSGLYRGWIQAELRQAGLPEELVWLAMIESWFMPRALSYARALGMWQFIASTGYRYGLTRDRFIDERMDPVKSTRAAIGYLTDLHALFGDWSTALAAYNCGEGFVQRCIAGQKTSYLDDFWDLFSRLPFQTARYVPRFIAAVLIVKEPARFGVVLPEPYPALAFETVTVDRPAKLDAWAAAMGLEAAELLFLNPELRIQATPDRPYPLRVPTGGSSRAQAAAESLPRYNPPAETVVSTYVVRAGDTLSAIAAKYGTSIPALQKLNGLKGTSLVIGQRIRVQTRG, encoded by the coding sequence ATGAAGATCTCCCGCCGAATCGGCCTGCGCTTGGGCTCAGCCGTTCTCGTCGTCGTCATGTGGGGCTGCGGCCATTCGCCTCGTCCGGAGATTCGGCCGGCGGCCGAGGGCGCCAAACCCTTGTCCGCCGACAGGATCGCGACAAACTCGGCGGCCTCGACGACCAAAACGGCCCCACCGGTTCCGCAATCCGCTCCGGCGGCCCGGACCGAAACCAAGGCCCCGATCCCAGCCTCGGAAAAGCTGGCGGCGGTCAAAGCGGGCGGCGACCCGGGACCCGGCCAGGACCAAGCCGCCGCACTGCTCGAGGAGGCCTTGACGGCCTACCAAGAAGCCAGGCGGACCCGGGAGAAGGACGATCTCGACGGAGCCTTGAAAGCCTTGGACGCGGCCTACGACCTTCTTCTCAAGGCCGATGTCCCGCCGGACTCGCCCCTCTACCAGGAGAAGGCCGACCTGCGGCTGCTCGTCGCTCAGCGCATACAAGAAATCTACGCCTCGCGGCGGGTCCCGATCGCGGACAACCACAAGTCCATTCCCCTGACCGTCAACAAATATGTCCAGCGCGAGATCGATTCGTTTCTCGGCCCGGAGCGGAAATTCTTCGAAGAAGCCTACCGGCGTTCCGGCCTCTACCGCGGCTGGATCCAGGCCGAGCTCCGGCAGGCCGGCCTGCCCGAGGAGCTCGTCTGGCTGGCCATGATCGAAAGCTGGTTTATGCCCCGAGCCCTGTCCTATGCCCGGGCCCTGGGCATGTGGCAGTTCATCGCCTCGACCGGATACCGCTACGGACTGACCCGCGACCGCTTCATCGACGAGCGCATGGACCCCGTCAAGTCGACCCGGGCCGCCATCGGGTATCTCACCGACCTCCACGCCCTATTCGGCGACTGGTCGACCGCCCTGGCCGCGTACAACTGCGGCGAGGGCTTTGTCCAGCGCTGCATCGCCGGCCAGAAGACGAGCTACCTGGACGATTTCTGGGATCTGTTCTCCCGCCTGCCCTTCCAGACCGCCCGCTACGTGCCGCGCTTCATCGCCGCCGTCCTGATCGTGAAGGAGCCGGCCCGCTTCGGCGTCGTCCTGCCGGAGCCATACCCGGCCCTGGCCTTCGAGACGGTAACCGTCGACCGGCCGGCCAAGTTGGACGCCTGGGCGGCAGCCATGGGCCTGGAAGCGGCGGAGCTTCTCTTCCTCAATCCCGAGCTGCGGATCCAAGCCACTCCGGACCGGCCCTATCCCCTGCGGGTGCCGACCGGCGGCTCGAGCCGGGCCCAAGCCGCGGCCGAGAGCCTGCCGCGCTACAACCCGCCGGCCGAGACGGTCGTTTCGACCTATGTCGTCCGGGCCGGCGACACCTTGTCCGCCATCGCCGCCAAGTACGGGACTTCGATCCCGGCCCTCCAGAAGCTCAACGGCCTGAAAGGGACTTCGCTCGTCATCGGCCAGCGGATCCGCGTCCAGACCCGCGGTTGA
- a CDS encoding DNA-directed RNA polymerase subunit alpha: protein MSEITFQRPKFLECDYETLTANYGKFTAQPFERGFAITVGNALRRILLSSIPGAAITAVRIAGVLHEFSTISGVVEDVTDIMLNLKSIPLKLAGAEAKTLTLKMDGPAIATAADIIHDADVEILDTTVAIASIDKDGTLDIEMMVANNRGYIPADQNFDETATIDTIPLDSSHSPIRKVNYRVEPARVGKRIDFEKLTLEVWTTGAVAPIEAVARAAKILRDHLVIFLNVVDEPLDREPTAAKREIPYMGQIDTLSKPIEHLELSVRSNNCLRSAGIERIYELVQKTEDELLKTKNFGRKSLSEIKETLTNLGLGLNLDLHPKLIERIKGDTGGEIKKEPGE from the coding sequence ATGAGTGAAATCACGTTCCAGAGGCCGAAATTCCTGGAGTGCGACTACGAGACGCTGACGGCGAACTATGGCAAGTTTACCGCCCAGCCGTTCGAGCGCGGCTTCGCCATCACCGTCGGCAACGCTTTGCGGCGGATCCTGCTGTCGTCGATCCCGGGCGCGGCCATCACGGCCGTCCGGATCGCCGGCGTCCTGCATGAGTTTTCGACCATCTCCGGCGTCGTCGAGGACGTCACGGATATCATGCTGAACCTGAAGAGCATCCCGCTCAAGCTGGCGGGGGCCGAAGCGAAAACGCTGACTCTGAAGATGGACGGTCCGGCCATCGCCACCGCGGCCGACATCATCCACGACGCCGACGTCGAAATCCTGGACACGACCGTGGCCATCGCCTCGATCGACAAGGACGGGACCCTGGACATCGAGATGATGGTCGCCAACAACCGCGGCTACATCCCGGCCGACCAGAACTTCGACGAGACGGCCACCATCGACACCATCCCGCTGGACTCTTCCCACTCGCCGATCCGCAAGGTCAACTATCGGGTCGAGCCGGCCCGCGTGGGCAAGCGGATCGACTTCGAGAAGCTGACCCTGGAGGTCTGGACGACCGGTGCCGTGGCCCCCATCGAGGCCGTAGCCCGGGCGGCCAAGATCCTGCGCGACCACTTGGTCATCTTCCTCAACGTCGTCGACGAGCCCCTGGATCGGGAGCCGACCGCGGCCAAGCGGGAGATCCCCTACATGGGCCAGATCGATACCCTGTCCAAGCCGATCGAGCACCTCGAGCTGAGCGTCCGCTCGAACAACTGCCTGCGCTCGGCCGGCATCGAAAGAATCTACGAGCTCGTCCAGAAGACCGAAGACGAGCTTCTGAAAACCAAGAACTTCGGCCGTAAGTCGCTGTCGGAGATCAAGGAGACGCTGACCAACCTCGGGCTCGGCCTCAACCTCGACCTCCATCCCAAGCTCATCGAACGGATCAAGGGCGACACCGGCGGCGAGATAAAGAAGGAGCCGGGAGAATGA
- the rpsD gene encoding 30S ribosomal protein S4 gives MSRYSEPICRLCRVEKTKLFLKGDKCLSDKCPVERRAYPPGQHGRARRRVLGYGLQLREKQKMKRYYGMSEKQFHLFFVRAEAQKGVTGETLLQMLERRLDNILFIAGFALSRAHSRQLVCHGHVQINDRRVGVPSALVKAGDVIGFKVRSVKSEDLRAVAEARSGKMIPSWIEVDRPELKVRVASLPTRADVTLPVEEHMVVELYSK, from the coding sequence ATGTCGAGATACAGCGAACCCATCTGCCGGCTCTGCCGGGTGGAGAAGACCAAGCTCTTCCTCAAGGGCGATAAATGCCTCTCGGACAAGTGCCCGGTCGAACGCCGGGCCTATCCCCCCGGCCAGCACGGTCGGGCCCGCCGGCGCGTTCTGGGCTACGGCCTGCAGCTGCGCGAGAAGCAGAAGATGAAGCGGTACTATGGGATGTCGGAGAAGCAGTTCCATCTCTTCTTCGTTCGGGCCGAGGCCCAGAAGGGGGTCACCGGCGAGACCCTGCTCCAGATGCTGGAGCGGCGGCTGGACAACATCCTGTTTATCGCCGGCTTCGCCCTATCCCGGGCCCACTCCCGGCAGCTCGTCTGCCACGGCCACGTCCAGATCAACGACCGCCGGGTCGGCGTGCCCTCGGCCCTGGTCAAGGCCGGCGACGTCATCGGCTTCAAGGTCCGCTCGGTCAAGTCCGAGGACCTGCGGGCGGTGGCCGAAGCCCGCTCCGGGAAGATGATCCCCAGCTGGATCGAGGTCGACCGGCCCGAACTGAAGGTCCGGGTGGCCAGTCTGCCTACCCGCGCCGACGTCACCCTGCCGGTCGAAGAGCACATGGTCGTCGAGCTCTACTCCAAGTGA
- the rpsK gene encoding 30S ribosomal protein S11 translates to MAAKPKAKTKKKKVRRDIGYGVAHIQSTFNNTIITITDGQGASVCWTSSGTVGFKGARKGTPFAAQLAGKEAAVKARDFGVRTVDVRVKGPGAGRESAIRSLQAGGLEIKSIKDVTPIPHNGCRVCRRRRV, encoded by the coding sequence ATGGCAGCCAAGCCCAAAGCCAAGACCAAGAAGAAAAAGGTCCGGCGCGACATCGGATACGGTGTCGCCCATATTCAGTCGACCTTCAACAACACCATCATCACCATCACCGACGGCCAGGGCGCCTCCGTCTGCTGGACGAGCTCCGGCACGGTCGGCTTCAAGGGCGCCCGCAAGGGCACCCCGTTCGCCGCCCAGCTGGCGGGCAAGGAAGCCGCCGTCAAGGCCCGCGACTTCGGCGTCCGGACGGTGGATGTCCGGGTCAAGGGACCCGGGGCCGGCCGCGAATCGGCCATCCGCTCCCTGCAGGCGGGCGGGCTGGAGATCAAGTCGATCAAAGACGTGACCCCCATCCCCCACAACGGCTGCCGGGTCTGCCGCCGCCGTCGGGTCTAA